A single genomic interval of Piliocolobus tephrosceles isolate RC106 chromosome 7, ASM277652v3, whole genome shotgun sequence harbors:
- the LOC111520904 gene encoding cytochrome c oxidase subunit 6C, which produces MTSEVLPKPQMRGLLAKRLRFHMVTAFVLSLGVAALYKFGVADKRKKAYADFYRNYDAMKDFEEMRKAGIFQSVK; this is translated from the exons ATGACATCCGAAGTTTTGCCAAAACCTCAGATGCGTGGCCTTCTGGCCAAGCGCCTGCGATTTCATATGGTTACAGCATTCGTGCTATCCCTGGGAGTTGCAGCTTTGTATAAG TTTGGTGTGGCtgataaaagaaagaaggcatACGCAGATTTCTACAGAAACTATGATGCCATGAAAGATTTTGAGGAGATGAGGAAGGCTGGTATCTTTCAGAGTGTAAAGTAA